The following are encoded together in the Leucoraja erinacea ecotype New England chromosome 13, Leri_hhj_1, whole genome shotgun sequence genome:
- the LOC129702608 gene encoding kelch-like protein 34 — MSYFLALSSTHGEAVVSRYRALREERLLCDVVLVAEGTEFRAHRSLLACASDYFRCLFQAHTREAGAAAVQLQLVSAGGLGRVLDFIYTSCLVLCPDSVEQTLQAASYLQVPEALRLCSVYLAGSLSNARCCHSANLAAAFALPEARHRADLYMAANLWRLLELGPERSGLDDLNPDSLLALLDSERLPGVAEVSLLGLVLDWLGRGPDPDPQRWLLADPLLSRVRYGLVPCAELQRLLQEDKGGQGVTGRAPAARRLITQALRYHHAEARQPARQSRQSTLRSGQRLLVSAGGLLLPPAPDSGEAGACSPFRGLAALDPRSGSWRPLAAGPRVQGHCVCVLGDFLFVLGGELLEEEEEEAGVEQAQAGEPGRCSSGLGPIPSRRVFRYDPRSDSWSRAANMLKRRAQFACCVLGERLLALGGRCGHGQPSLSAAEQLDLGAGGGAGRWVSAAELPQRLHGHASAVHAGTVYVSGGRASGQAEACKEMYSLAPQAGASWQCCPPMTIARFGHQMATVGERIYSFVGMYEPFCDIECYEPLRAQWQRLRPLLFDRSCYGLAVLDGTVYLVGGKKWQQGREVAAQSAVAYEPASDTWRQVCPLPVSLYGTQCGALLLPELPEAQC, encoded by the coding sequence ATGAGCTATTTCCTGGCGCTGTCCAGCACCCACGGCGAGGCGGTGGTGTCCCGGTACCGGGCGCTGCGGGAGGAGAGGCTGCTGTGCGACGTGGTGCTGGTGGCCGAAGGCactgagttccgcgcccaccgctCGCTGCTGGCCTGTGCCAGCGACTACTTCAggtgcctgttccaggctcacACCCGGGAGGCGGGCGCGGCGGCGGTGCAGCTGCAGCTGGTGTCGGCCGGCGGCCTGGGCCGGGTGCTCGACTTCATCTACACCTCCTGCCTGGTGCTCTGCCCCGACAGCGTGGAGCAGACGCTGCAGGCGGCCAGCTACCTGCAGGTGCCCGAGGCGCTGCGCCTCTGCTCCGTCTACCTGGCCGGCAGCTTGAGCAATGCCCGCTGCTGCCACTCGGCCAACCTGGCGGCCGCCTTCGCCCTGCCCGAGGCTCGACACCGAGCCGACCTCTACATGGCCGCCAACCTGTGGCGGCTGCTGGAGTTGGGGCCGGAGCGCAGCGGCCTGGACGACCTCAACCCCGACTCACTGCTCGCCTTGCTCGACTCGGAGCGGCTGCCCGGCGTGGCCGAGGTGTCGCTGCTCGGCCTGGTCCTCGACTGGCTGGGCCGCGGCCCCGACCCTGACCCGCAGCGCTGGCTCTTGGCCGACCCGCTGCTCAGCCGCGTCCGCTACGGCCTCGTCCCCTgcgctgaactacagcggctgcTGCAGGAGGACAAGGGCGGGCAGGGAGTGACCGGCCGCGCCCCCGCCGCCCGCCGCCTCATCACCCAGGCCTTGCGCTACCACCACGCCGAGGCCCGCCAGCCGGCGCGCCAGAGCCGCCAGAGCACGTTGAGGAGCGGCCAGCGGCTGCTGGTGTCCGCCGgggggctgctgctgccgccggcaCCAGACAGCGGCGAGGCCGGTGCCTGCTCGCCTTTCCGCGGCCTGGCGGCGCTCGATCCCCGCAGCGGCAGCTGGAGGCCGCTGGCCGCCGGGCCCAGGGTGCAGGGCCATTGCGTGTGTGTGCTGGGCGACTTCTTGTTCGTGCTGGGGggagaactgctggaggaggaggaggaggaggcgggggTGGAACAGGCCCAAGCCGGGGAGCCGGGTAGGTGCAGCAGCGGCCTCGGGCCGATCCCCAGCCGCCGGGTGTTCCGCTACGACCCCCGCTCCGACAGCTGGAGCCGGGCGGCCAACATGTTGAAGCGTCGGGCCCAGTTCGCCTGCTGTGTGCTGGGTGAGCGGCTGCTGGCGCTGGGCGGCCGCTGCGGCCACGGACAGCCTTCGCTCTCGGCCGCCGAGCAACTTGACCTCGGGGCCGGCGGCGGGGCCGGGCGCTGGGTGTCGGCGGCCGAGTTGCCGCAGCGTCTACACGGCCACGCCAGCGCCGTCCACGCCGGCACCGTGTACGTGTCGGGCGGGCGGGCGTCAGGGCAGGCCGAGGCCTGCAAGGAGATGTACAGCCTGGCGCCGCAGGCCGGGGCCTCCTGGCAGTGCTGCCCGCCCATGACCATCGCCCGCTTCGGCCATCAGATGGCCACGGTGGGCGAGCGCATCTACTCGTTCGTCGGCATGTACGAGCCCTTCTGCGACATCGAGTGCTACGAGCCGCTGCGGGCCCAGTGGCAGCGCCTCCGGCCTCTGCTCTTCGACCGCTCCTGCTACGGCCTGGCCGTGCTCGACGGCACCGTCTACCTGGTGGGCGGCAAGAAGTGGCAGCAAGGCCGTGAGGTTGCGGCCCAGAGCGCCGTGGCCTATGAGCCGGCCTCCGACACCTGGCGACAGGTGTGCCCGCTGCCCGTGTCCCTGTACGGCACTCAGTGCGGGGCGCTGCTCCTGCCAGAGCTGCCCGAGGCCCAGTGTTAG